The following proteins are co-located in the Arctopsyche grandis isolate Sample6627 chromosome 3, ASM5162203v2, whole genome shotgun sequence genome:
- the LOC143923157 gene encoding trafficking protein particle complex subunit 12 — protein MSGLPLSNYFSGAPPSGEPLTPLPPLTSIDNSLANIGTLEKDKILSFDLQNLHVSTVPEPIVCKLFADSTNALPTGPALMQDNTFNQHATPTPTLPLSQILPDPSTFFDNIGSMTVAPSDSLIQPIPDSFSTPVEIPLDKITPPESQTVGGEGDRRRDAWIPTDEAKKILIQAQTSSAGSFFPEREVLTMPGVVLESDLGDELYDVVAHYLGEEEAVQRGSLGCEHVSQDDRGLRELIQAGCFRAAINLTTRLLTNYGQGVRRAGHPSKHSPRSLQLWFTRLALLIKINSYSLCELEAEAFGMLQNPDVYFQFYPDTYPNRSGSMASFSFRLLLAELPMYNNKPDIAIARLHTVLAIVKKMIKNLRASKCEGGTDKQITTQDRQESLKLWSGREARVQFSIVNCALQMKDYVLAMQIVEGMIASPVWGAAHTRALQSAMGRVCLQAGHVPGAEAYFKKATQIRTTLSPEQDVRELVDQSLLYVSQNLFSEAYQCLVKANQLEPANIMVLNNMAVCLLYSGKLKEAIAVMENAVNSNPSRGLSESLLLNLCTLYELESSNTMTKKLALLQQLCRYKSDTVTNVTTCLKLNM, from the exons ATGAGTGGTCTGCCACTTAGTAACTACTTTTCAGGTGCTCCGCCATCTGGGGAGCCCCTGACGCCTCTGCCCCCTCTCACCTCTATAGACAATTCTCTAGCCAATATCGGAACTCTCGAAAAAG ataaaattttatctttcgacttgcaAAACCTCCACGTTTCTACAGTTCCCGAGCCAATTGTGTGCAAACTGTTTGCCGATAGTACCAACGCTCTTCCTACGGGACCAGCCCTGATGCAGGACAACACGTTCAACCAACATGCTACTCCAACACCCACTTTGCCTTTATCTCAAATCTTACCTGATCCATCTACATTCTTCGATAACATCGGATCAATGACTGTAGCACCTTCAGATTCGCTCATACAGCCAATACCTGACAGCTTTTCAACACCGGTAGAGATTCCGTTGGATAAAATAACACCCCCA GAATCTCAAACCGTTGGAGGTGAAGGTGATAGACGGCGAGATGCTTGGATTCCGACAGATGAAGCAAAGAAAATACTCATTCAA GCACAAACATCATCAGCTGGATCGTTTTTCCCAGAGAGAGAAGTTTTAACGATGCCTGGAGTAGTTTTGGAGTCTGATTTA gGTGATGAATTATATGATGTTGTTGCACACTATTTAGGAGAGGAAGAAGCTGTACAACGCGGATCTTTAGGTTGCGAACACGTATCCCAAGACGATCGTGGATTAAGAGAGCTCATACAAGCCGGTTGTTTCAGAGCTGCTATCAATCTCACTACAAGACTGTTAACAAACTACGGCCAGG GAGTAAGACGAGCAGGTCATCCGAGTAAACATTCCCCGCGTTCGTTGCAACTGTGGTTCACAAGATTGGCATTGTTGATCAAAATCAATTCGTATTCTCTGTGTGAATTGGAAGCTGAAGCTTTTGGCATGCTGCAAAATCCCGATGTATATTTTcag TTTTATCCTGACACATATCCCAACAGAAGTGGATCAATGGCATCGTTTTCTTTTAGATTATTACTCGCTGAACTAccgatgtataataataaacctGATATCGCTATTGCTCGACTTCATACAGTATTAGCCATTGTGAAAAAG ATGATAAAAAATCTAAGAGCGTCGAAATGTGAAGGCGGAACTGATAAACAAATCACTACGCAAGATCGGCAAGAATCATTGAAACTATGGTCAGGACGAGAAGCAAGAGTGCAATTCTCAATAGTCAACTGTGCTTTACAAATGAAG GATTATGTTTTGGCGATGCAAATTGTCGAAGGTATGATTGCAAGTCCAGTTTGGGGTGCAGCACACACGAGAGCTCTACAATCGGCTATGGGAAGAGTATGTCTTCAAGCAGGCCATGTTCCCGGAGCCGAGGCCTACTTTAAAAAGGCCACCCAGATCAGAACGACTTT ATCTCCAGAGCAAGATGTACGAGAGCTGGTAGACCAGTCGTTACTGTACGTTTCTCAAAATTTATTCTCCGAAGCCTACCAATGTCTGGTCAAAGCCAATCAATTAGAGCCAGCCAATATAATG GTTTTGAACAATATGGCCGTATGTTTGCTGTATTCCGGTAAATTGAAAGAAGCTATTGCTGTGATGGAAAATGCAGTCAACTCCAACCCGAGTCGCGGCTTAAGCGAAAGTCTATTATTGAATTTGTGCACATTGTACGAGTTGGAATCGTCGAATACCATGACGAAGAAGCTGGCTCTTCTCCAGCAGTTGTGTCGGTACAAAAGTGATACGGTGACGAATGTCACCACGTGTCTTAAACTGAACATGTAA
- the LOC143923262 gene encoding histone-arginine methyltransferase CARMER-like, with amino-acid sequence MSAGGGGGGGGGGGGGGSSNGGSAPQGAGGAFSCVCVSEVSGAGAGAVRGRAPNATLTLEYEPAGLSARLAAPQLSMEFPLHPDTECARVPPASYIITLDDETLLLRFANEADARRFHHLVTEVKAGRANSTFAARTEDSSAAQYFQFYGYLSQQQNMMQDYVRTGTYQRAILDNAIDFRDKVVLDVGAGSGILSFFAAQAGAARVYAVEASNMARHARTLVESNRWHDRIRVIAGKIEEIDLPEPVDVIISEPMGYMLYNERMLETYLHAKKWLRTGGKMFPSRGDLHIAPFTDDALFMEQYNKANFWYQTCFHGVDLSALRTAAVKEYFRQPIVDTFDIRICMAKSVRHVVDFLEADESDLHRIEVPFRFHLLQSGTCHGLAFWFDVAFAGSTQYVWLSTAPTEPLTHWYQVRCLLETPIFVKQGQVLSGRVLLLANKRQSYDVTMDLVLEGTTVSSSNTLDLKNPYFRYTGAPAAPPPGASSTSPSEAYWGALDAPAPVTQLMDGSYTTLCPERTTYDQQNYANINPNIIKTVMLQEEFIKRIGISQNGDM; translated from the exons ATGTCTGCCGGCGGGGGTGGGGGTGGCGGTGGTGGCGGGGGAGGGGGGGGCTCGAGCAACGGCGGCAGCGCGCCGCAGGGGGCGGGCGGGGCGTTCTCGTGCGTTTGCGTGTCGGAGGTGTCGGGCGCGGGGGCGGGCGCGGTGCGAGGGCGCGCCCCCAACGCCACCCTCACGCTGGAGTACGAGCCGGCGGGGCTCTCGGCGAGGCTGGCGGCGCCGCAGCTCTCCATGGAGTTCCCGCTGCACCCGGACACCGAATGCGCCCGG GTGCCTCCTGCTTCCTACATCATCACATTAGACGATGAAACATTGTTGCTTCGGTTTGCCAACGAAGCGGACGCGCGACGTTTTCACCACCTCGTCACGGAGGTCAAAGCTGGCCGGGCCAATTCGACCTTCGCGGCGCGCACCGAAGACTCCTCGGCCGCCCAATACTTCCAGTTCTACGGCTACTTGAGCCAGCAACAGAACATGATGCAGGACTATGTGCGCACGGGAACGTACCAACGGGCCATACTCGACAACGCCATCGACTTCCGCGACAAGGTCGTCTTGGACGTCGGCGCCGGCTCCGGCATCCTGTCTTTCTTTGCCGCCCAAGCCGGAGCTGCCCGCGTCTACGCCGTCGAGGCCAGCAACATGGCTCGCCACGCCCGTACCTTAGTAGAATCCAACCGCTGGCACGACCGCATCCGCGTCATCGCCGGCAAGATCGAGGAGATCGACCTGCCGGAACCCGTCGACGTCATAATATCCGAGCCGATGGGGTACATGCTGTACAACGAGCGAATGCTCGAGACTTATTTACACGCGAAGAAATGGCTTCGCACCGGCGGGAAGATGTTCCCGTCGCGAGGTGATTTGCACATCGCGCCGTTCACCGACGACGCCCTGTTCATGGAACAATATAACAAAGCTAACTTTTGGTATCAGACGTGTTTCCACGGGGTCGATCTGAGTGCTCTCCGTACGGCTGCCGTCAAAGAGTACTTCCGACAGCCAATCGTAGATACGTTTGATATTCGTATATGCATGGCCAAGTCCGTCCGTCACGTCGTCGACTTCTTAGAGGCCGACGAGTCCGATTTACATCGAATAGAAGTCCCCTTCCGATTCCACCTGCTCCAGTCCGGAACGTGCCACGGATTGGCGTTCTGGTTCGACGTCGCGTTCGCCGGCAGCACGCAGTACGTGTGGCTGTCGACTGCTCCCACCGAACCCCTGACCCACTGGTACCAAGTGCGGTGTCTTCTAGAGACGCCGATCTTCGTCAAACAAGGACAGGTGCTGTCCGGTCGCGTTCTGCTGCTGGCTAACAAGCGGCAGAGCTACGACGTCACCATGGACCTCGTCCTCGAAGGCACCACTGTCAGCTCGTCGAATACCCTCGACCTGAAGAACCCCTACTTTAGATATACGGGAGCACCAGCCGCTCCTCCGCCTGGCGCCAGCAGCACCTCGCCCAGCGAAGCGTACTGGGGTGCTCTGGATGCACCGGCGCCCGTCACCCAGCTCATGGACGGTAGCTACACCACGCTCTGTCCCGAGAGAACTACTTATGATCAACAAAACTACGCTAACATTAATCCGAATATAATCAAAACTGTCATGCTGCAAGAGGAGTTCATCAAGCGGATCGGAATCAGTCAAAACGGCGACATGTAA